tggacccacatgataTGAGACCACTACTCATATAACTCGTCAGTTGGGAGTGATGGTTCATATACCAACTATTCACATACCCACCTTGAACCTTTATTCCCATATCGAGTAATGTGGATGCCACCTAGATCCCGAGCGTACGACGACTTACCAGACACAATCTTAGATGCTCCTAACAGCATTCTCACTCACATCTCGACTCATGAGTAAAATGAATACGATGACTTACTATACTTGTTTTACCAATCATATATTCAGATATGTggtgagtaaaaaaaaaatgcttaaaCCAACTGCAACCGTCCAAACCAAACGCACAATATCGGTACCTACATAATTGGTACAGTCAAGTACAGACAACTGGAGTGGACCCAGGGCGACAAACTTGCCATATGATTAGAGGACCAGTATAGTAGCCTTTGGGAGCACAACCTTTGATGCATCAATGGCATGCTAAAGCGACTTTCTGCTAATTCAGGGACCATGGACAGCTGCTTCCACTTAGATCGCGTCTGCTGGTCAAGAGAAGGGAATTCAGTTGAGTGTTGAAAGGCTCTGAGCTGTTTAACAGTTTCCAATATTACCAGACCAGTTTCATGGTAATACGGTATCGAACAGCCAAATTAGAATTGGTCACTGTATCTGTCAGAAATGCAACGCATCAACCTGAAACCAAACTGGGGCCAAGCTCTAATAAGAACCAGAGGAGCATGACACTGACGAACAACATCAAGTTCTGTTAGTAACAGTATAGTTCAGACTTGAGATGCATTTCACACTACTATCGTGAAGGAGCTTAAATTTTGCTCACCGTGCGGCGCCTAAAAGCTTTGATTTTTGGCAGACTGTATAGGCTTAATGTTAGAGTGGCGCCTTTCTGAACTTTTGGTGGCACTACACATGCTAATCCAGCTTACAAGTGCCTGAGATcctggattgtttcctggtgtACTGCTAACCCCAATCATTAACGAGCGTGGGAACTCAATCACTTATGCAACGAGAATCATGTCACTGCAATTTGATCAACATGTTTGGTTAGTCCGTGGTTAGTTGGGTGCGTGGTTTGATTCCTTGTGCTTAGAGCGAGCGATTACACTAGTATAAGAACCGATTGCCGGTGTAGTAATGTGGTCGTCCGACTCGATGCAAGCCACTCGATCAGATCTGCCGATCGGCAGGCAACGAGAAGGCGCATCACTGTCAGGCTGTCAGCCATTCGTGCATGGCCGGGGGGTCGCAGGGCATCCACCGGTGTTCCTCAGCCACGCGGAGCGCTGCGTACATCATGATCAGCTGATTATTGGACTTAAAAATCACACCGTGCCAGCACCTCGACTGTTGGGGCGTCGGATGATCGGAACTGGACGGGATAATTTAATCGCGGCTATGCCAGCACAGTGCTGGCGAACACATCAGAGGCGCTGCACGATGCTGCCGAGAGATGCTCTTGGAATCTCTTCCCGCAGCCCAGtccagattttttttccttgaggTGATGCAGCCCAGTTTAGATCCTTTTGGAGAGGATGCAGCCCATTTTAGATCTTTTTGGAGAGGATGCGGCCTGTCCAGATGGGAGCGGAAAGACAAAGGGTGCCGGAAATGGAGGCCTAGGACGCTATGCGTGCGCAGAGCCACGCACGGCCCCCAACGCCCAAGTGCATCTTGTTCCCCTGAAAACGATGCACTCGGGCACGGCTTTGGCGAACTGTAGATGGCTCCCCTCGCGTTCAGACGATGAAAACTCTGCCTTCGCAGCGCACGCAAATTTCGTTTAGGTTTCTACTGCACGTCTGCACGACTTCAAGTGCATGGTTGACAAATCGGCTGCAGGAGTGCCATTGTCAAAGTGGAGTGTCCAAAAAGTTGCCAGCATAGTCAAAGCACTTACGACATACTAGTACTGCACAGCCTTACCAAGTCAGTGGTGCAACACGCATGCATTCTTTTTCATTAAACTATACTGCACGTGCATACATGACAGGGGCGTATCCGTGCGCACGCACAAAACTCTACTTCGCCGAGCACTCGGGCGGCGGCCCCTGCGGGAACCTCCACGTGTCGGTGCAGTAGTTGTAGATCATGTAGTTCTTCTGCACCCACCGGAGCCGGTCCTGCCCCGCGCTGTCCAGCTCCTGGTACATCCACGGGCTGTTGGACCGCGCGCACGCCGCCGCGTCCGGCGACGTGCACCCGCTCGCGGTGTAACCCTGGTACGACGCCGTGAACGGCGCCTGCGACCAGTCCGTCTTCACGCGCCCGCCCTGCGTCGCCCAGTCCTCGGCGTCCCACACGCTGGCGTACACGCGCATCGGCTGGCTCTTTGGGAACGCCACCCCGATCGCCTCCCGGTTCCGGAACTCCCGTATCGGCGTCCCGTCCACGTAGAACCTGCGGTTTTGTTGAAGGGTTAGCTCTACGTACGTCAAGAGGAACTTAACAACGGcgctcgtcgccgtcgtcgtcgcggAGGCTTGCAAGCTTACACGATGTGGTTGGGGTTCCAGAGGACGGAGTAGGTGTGGAAGTCCTTGGTGGGGTCGAACCACATGCGGAACTGCTGCTCCCGGCCGCCCTGCCCCTGGCTGTACACGTTCGTGTGCACGGTGTACGGCTCGCCGCTCGCGTTCCCCAGGAACTCGAAGTCGATCTCGTCGTGCAGCGACCCCTGCGACGACAGCTGCAACACACAACGCAATCACGGATTACACGCATGCATATCCTCCATGGCCAGGGGCGACGTTTTGCGACGGAAACGAGAGGCGAGCGCTTTCTTCATATACTGATATACGTACATAGAAAGTGGAGACCGTGCCGGCGGAGTTGCCGGGGACGACCTTCATCTGCATGTCGAAGCGGCCGTACAGGTACTGGCTCTTGGACTGGAAGCCCGAACCAGAGGACCTGTCCAGGGATAGCGTCAGGAGCTGGCCGTTGCTCAGGATCTTGCCGCGGCCGTCGCCCCAGGTGATGTCCACGTCCTGGTAGAAGTTGCCGGCGCGAGCAAGGCcggcaagcagcagcagctgcatcgAGCACAGAACGAGCACGAACGTTTTCGTGAGATCGGAAGCCATCGCCGGCCTGCGCTCGGCTCAGCCTCCGGCGTCCTAGGAAACCAAAGCGTCAGTGCAACGCGATGTATTATACGCTACTGGTATTGTGATGGTGTGACCAAGGAGCCGATCAATTTGCGGTATTTATAGCTCACCGGATAGATCATTTCCGTCGGATGGTTGGACCAGAGAGGAAGGAGCTACGTGAGCTGGATCCATCCAACGGCTTGACGACGTTGACACGGTGCAGAACCACACGGCTTTGGTTAGCTGTCAGTTTGCATCCGGGCATTCGTTTTGTTCGGATTGAGGAACGACCGATGATGGCGTACGAAGACTGGCGCTGCACGCACAGCAGCGCAGGGATGGCTCGCCGAGTGACCTGCCTGGATTGTTCGGCAGATGTTCTCGTCACGACGTCAGCAGTTTTGCTCCCAGTAGGAAGAGCCGAGAAGATCGCATGCACGCATGCTCGATCAACACACACAAAAATTCCAGTCGCGATGATGAAACTGTTCGCAGAAGCTAGCAATTCATGGTATAAACAAATTTTAGAAAGGATGAGATCGGATTAGGAGCATGATTGTTATTAGGTACGTGTATGGGCTCCATGCAGCATGTATAGTGGTTTGCACGTCCTGTTCATTAGCTAGCTTTAGCAGGGAAATTTATGAGACTGCTTAGTTGCCAGCTTAGCATACCAAAATTTAAAAAGGAGTACCAATCACAGTCTATTCATGGCGCACAACACATCGCAATCTTACATGCATCGACCCGAATTGTTGCTCCTTGTTTCTTAGCGTACCCCTGCTGTCTGTCGATGTATTTATCTCGTCTCTTTACGAATGAGTCCAGCCTTTCACATATCCGAATATGCCAGGAAAGCAGCGTGACATTTCCGGTCAGAGATGGCCAGACGGCTCCAAGCAGAGTAGAGCCGTTATTGTCTTTCAAAATCAGCTGACGGCACGGCATGTCAGAAACAACGTACTCAGGAGTCAGGACACGGAtcagaaaaaaaaggaacagcGCGGCCAGCTGGAGACCTCTCCAAAAAAAAGTTATGAGTCTGACCACCAAGTCTACCTTTACCCCCAAAAAAATATCCTTCTACAAAGTAAATGTCCTTTTATCCCAAAAAAAAGCTACATTTTGATGCACCCGATTGCTTTGAGAATCATGCCAAACGCATCATAGATATCTTATCCCTCAACCATCCTGATTTATTCGAAGTGTTGATGTCATCCTCTCCTTATACAACATAACTAGTTAACTACTACTAAAGATATCTAAATGAGTTGTGCCTATTGGGTCGATCCGATGTACGATACTGTAGACACGATTCAGGCACGGCACAGCTCAGGTCGAGATGGGCCGGACCGGCAGGCACGAGCTCACGGGCCGTGTCTGGACCAagcgcgcggcacggcacggcccatccCAAGCCGGCATGGGCACGGTACGGCCAGGCACGCATGAGTCcggctattttctattttctataattttttattttgtagttatttttatctattttatatatatatatatatatattagcttTTTATTTTATCGGGTTGACTGTGCCGACAGGCCGCTTGTGTGCCGTTGGGTCATCCGTGGCGTTGTGCCATTGGGCCGGCTGTGCCGTCAGGCCGTAATCGTGCCCAGACCAACCCGGCACGGTACGGTGGCCGACGGGCCATGCCGTAGGCCGAGTGGAGGCACACGGGTCGGCACGGTACGACATGACACGGGCCGTTCGGGCCGTGCTGTAACCGGGCTCGTGCTGAATCGGCACAAATGACCCATTTAATCATCTCTACCACTACCATACCCACCACGATTTCCAGCACCTTCCACCTCCTCCGCTATTgcccctccaccacctcccgGTCACTGTACCGCTAACTCCCTTGTCTCACTAGAATTTTCAAAGAAGGGCTCGAGCCACCCCCCTCTCCACCACGGGTTGTCACTCTATAATCTCTCTTCGAAACTTCGCTGCATGCCTGCATCCGTCATTACTCACTAGTTGTTATACCGCTGTTGCTCATGATCCACTGGTACATGCTTTCCACCTCTTCAGTCAGTAGAGTGAAGGCCCAATAAACCTGAACTTCATTGTAACTACAGTACTTTGGTTTGGTGCCTCGAATGCCTCACCAAATATTTAGCATCAGTGTGGCAACAGTCTAAACAATAAACATCATTTCCCCCTACGATTTTGCGTTGCAAGGGTAATACCAAACTTTGGCACTAACAACAAAAGGCACAAACCAAACATATGCCTATCATCCTAGATAGCTTCCCGGCTCCGATAATGCTTTCACCGGATCACAGTGCCAACATATGCCTGTCAATTTTGTCATGAGTTGGGTACGGTAAGCTAATCGTGCCGCGTGTAGAGTCTAATGCTCCACGGGATTATGGGACGGTGATAATCGCCTTGCACCACCGATGCGTGTATCACGATCACAGCCCCATTACCAGATCGTGCACAGCCGGCCCATTCTTCACTACTCCCACTCTCTCAGAACACCATCCTCGTCGTCACGCCGTGCAAGCCAAACAGCTGCGGTCCCTAACGTGGAAAACATTAGGGATCTGACCATGCGCTCGGCGATCGCCACAATTGATTTAGATTTGTTTAAGCAGAGTTTTTAAATCAGCTCTCGGAGTGAAATTAGTAAAAACTTTGTCAAACAACAGTTTTCAGTTCATAAattattttgtaaaaataattatataaaataaactaaatgataaaaactgaaaaaacaGTTTTACATGATTCACTCTCTCACGTAATAACTTCATTCATAGATTTTACTTAGAGAATCGCTTAAAGTAAGTACAGTGCAATCACTgatcgccggcgccggcgccggcgcatgTCATTAGACACGAATTTTTGCTACTCCCTGTTGACTCGGGTAGGCGCGATCGCGTAGTTGCCCTCTCCAACTATGAGGGAGTCGATGAATCGTCCAGCATATGCGCGCCTAAACCAAAATGGCACACCCAATACGAATCGATTTCGATTACATTGCTGCGCTGCAGATTGGCAGAACCCCCCAACGAACACCGCCCATGCAAACAGGCATGCACACGTACGTCTTCTAGAGCTAAGTAGCCGACCTAGaggcagggttaaaaaaccgtcggtaaccgcccaaaaattaCGGTTACCGACCTTTCCGGTCCGATCCTGTTtcaaaaaccgaacggtaaccgaaatttgaattcaaaaaatttgaaaaaaaaaatcaaaaaaatctttaaaaaaactagacacaattctaagaccttctgtgaa
The sequence above is drawn from the Phragmites australis chromosome 10, lpPhrAust1.1, whole genome shotgun sequence genome and encodes:
- the LOC133931398 gene encoding xyloglucan endotransglucosylase/hydrolase protein 24-like — translated: MASDLTKTFVLVLCSMQLLLLAGLARAGNFYQDVDITWGDGRGKILSNGQLLTLSLDRSSGSGFQSKSQYLYGRFDMQMKVVPGNSAGTVSTFYLSSQGSLHDEIDFEFLGNASGEPYTVHTNVYSQGQGGREQQFRMWFDPTKDFHTYSVLWNPNHIVFYVDGTPIREFRNREAIGVAFPKSQPMRVYASVWDAEDWATQGGRVKTDWSQAPFTASYQGYTASGCTSPDAAACARSNSPWMYQELDSAGQDRLRWVQKNYMIYNYCTDTWRFPQGPPPECSAK